The Drosophila innubila isolate TH190305 chromosome 2L unlocalized genomic scaffold, UK_Dinn_1.0 4_B_2L, whole genome shotgun sequence genome segment taacTAACATTAAAATGCACCCACAAATTCCCTCGACCGATTCTCTAAGTTTAGAGCACACTAATACATTGACATGGCTGCTGCTATTTCTTTCTAAGTAGCTCTGCTTgaaattatcaattatattactataaataatttaaaaaaaagcttagccACACTTTCGAAAACCTTCTCTCcctcaaattaatttaatgcttatacaaactttacagggtatgtaaactttaaactttaacgaatgcaaataaattgttgttgtgctccGACAAgcaagttgttttttttatgtacttttATTAGTTGCAGCTGCGATTCTTATGCAGAAGTGTTAAGCACGCGGTTTTTGGCGCTGATGGCATATGTACTCCTACTTTTACTTCTGTTTTGGGGTCGCAAGTTTTAAGAGCGAACTTTATGCTCTAATTTCCGAAAAGGAAAAATTAGCAAAGTATTTTGCGCCATTGCCATATCATAAACTGGCAAAAGCGCCAAACTGGAGCAGCCATATATAGTCTCATCTTAAACCTATGAGTGTGAGTTTCTTTGGGTGAGTTTGAGAGTTGCTCACAAAAgtcacataaatttcaaatgacaGCAGCGTTTTACAGTTTTTCGAGGTCGTGCGGTAATAAAGTTTTTTCAGggaaaatacacacacacgctcgcATACACAGGGAGAAAATGAGAGGGAAAAGTAAGAGAGCAACAGCTGCTCAAAGCGACGCATGATGACAGGCCAAAGTGGCAGCTAGTTAGGCTCTGGGGCAGCAGCTGAAGCCAACTTCAACTGTGGAGTGGAGACCGGCGGACGACGGGTATAAATTGTATGGATACCCGGCTCATGACTcgtaaaatatgtttatgtcTGTGTAGACTTGGCTAGGCCCGGCCCAAAACTATATGCACTCCAAATTGCTCTGTTGAGCTATTCTATGAAATTATGCAATGGGgattattttagttaaattgcCCGACTGCGTCGAGGGTCAGTCGGACAAGACAGATAGTTATACACACCCGGCATAAGTGTGAGCGTGTTGAAGCTTTTGCAGAAATggattacaaataaatttgaacttttgtcAAGCTTAAGTCATGAAATTTAAGTACAGGGCGCTTAAGGAGTGGCTGCAATTCGCTCATGgcttaaatggaaaatgggaaaCGGAATCTGAAATAGTAAAAACttctacaaattttattatactcaAATACTATATTCATCATTAAGTAACGaaactataatttattatttaattattgtatacaagtattaattaatttttatttactattaatattaactaataccaacattttttttaaattttactcacaaaaaaaaaagaaatactccatcttttaagaaatatattttatggtttatttattatttaatcataataaatatgccGAAAGCTTTAGCATACAAATTTAACGAATGATCAGTTTTTGCTATTTAAAAGCCATCAACTTgaatgacaaaaataaaaaaaaatacatctaTATTatagatagtaaaatatttaattttaaacacttATTAACAATACTTTACTAATTTCAAATACAATCATCATTAAAGCATttgaaaaacatatataatattttagttgattcaagcatttatttcaaaacGATGTCGGGTTAAAAATGCATTGGACAAAAGAAAGACCCAAATTTCAAAGCCGCAACAAAGTACTTgttaaaatagaaacaaacaGCAATACTTGCCACAAactaaatatgtttaaaataaattaaacaatgtgCCAAAATGACGACCGCATGACATGCGAAATTCTTACCAATGGAACGTTGAGGAATATGCAATATATTAGTAATTAAATTGACAGTCGTCATTACGACTGTTTTCCCCACCATCAACACACAATCCAGTCCAAAATTATTTGCACTTTAATTATGGCAAATGGCCAAAACAACCGCTGGCCGGCGGACAAGGACAATACTCATAGTCATTGGCCATTGTCCGGTGAATGTTGCTCAatgacaaaaatcaaaatgacaaaaatcaATGACAAAGAGCCGCGAATTGTGGTCATTTGGCCATTAGAGCAACGGCATTTTCAACTGCAGCGATTTAACATTATAGAAATTGTGACAAAGTGGCCACAGTTTGGCTTTACAGCTTACCCCTTCAACCTCTGACCTCTGACCTAAATGCTAGTTCCACATGCTGTGGCTTTCCTTTGTCTAATCTGCCTCTGCAGCGACTGTGATGGATGAAAATGGTTCGCAGGTGAAGTTTGTTAACGTTTCTGGCCTATGTTATATGTCGTAATGCATAAATATGAAGATACATTTCAAGATAGTAATGTTACCTTTTTTTCAAAGGCcgctaaattttattaaagagttattttcaaattaatttctatgtttttttgtgtcaaagtatcttttaaattattatcagaACTCTTAGCAATATTACTGAAAAAATTGAcgaatttttgtttgcttaaaaggttttaaatatatacaaagttGATTTCAACACGCAGAGTCTAGCTtagaaaaaactttattgagtaatgcaaatgttttataattaaattaagtgataatgataatgctaacaatttttgtgtaaatgaaataatttttcgtgcatataaaatgttatcaaatatttgttttgttattctaGCAgttaagcttttaaatttaaaaagttcagCATATTCTCTAGCTTAATTTGAGAATTCAGATTTAAGTTTCGTTCGCAAAATTGACCCATTTAAGCTAATCCGACTACAAGactaattaatgcaaattaagGGGGCCCCTGCCACCACACAAAAGTGGCAGCTTAAAACCGCGTATAAGATTGTAAGGGAGGGGGTTACCCCACTACACTGTACACCGAAATTGAGGCTTTCAACAAAACGACTCTGACGACAACTCGTGGTACAACATAATTAGGCTTATGGCAGTGACTTTAATAGTCAAGTGCCGCAGTCCTGCCCCAATGCTCAACCCCCAACCCTAAGCCCCAATTCCCGTGCCCGAAACCATGGCGCCCATTTGCGTGCGTCGCTAATTAGTGTAAAATGTTTCCTGTTATTTACCTTTTTCGGttttgcaacaaaacaaacgacGAGACCTAAATGCTATATTGGCAACAGCCAAGTGGCGGGACATTGCTTTTAGTGGATACTTGTATCAGTTACTGTTTCAGTTACGGTGtcgatttttatttgtgcTCTCTGTGACGTGACttgttttgttaataattaaatagtcgtatttattttgcagttgtaatcaacacaaaacaaaaacaaaagccaaatcaGCGCTAATTAACTTGAAGCCCCCGCGCCATAAACAGACAGTATCCAATTCAGTAGTGAAATGTCCTCGTCATTTCATCGCTGCTTAACATGCAGAACATCAGCTCGTTGAACTcgactcaactcaactcaactcaactcgactcaACTCGTTGCTgcgtaaattgcattttaaaataaattataatgattattatgtTGCAAACAACAGATGTCAGCTCGGCTATAGAATCTTGTCTGTCAGTCCTACTGAAAGCGGAACACAAACACTCACTATCTCTGTTGCTACCTCCActtctctttgtctctctctctctctctctctctctcgctctctctctctctcgctctctctctctttgtgtatCTGTTGGCTCATTGTCAACGTTGGCATCAATTTTGCCACTTTGCCACTTCGGTCTTATGGGGCaagcataaaaatgttaactgaACAGCATTAACGCAAGCATTTTATGACgttgaacttaattttattaaatcagcGACGAGTTTATGAAGCGCTAAGCGCAGCTATCAGAGGGCACAAGGCGGCGATAAGCATTTATGTCTATGTATGAAAGTTCAATCTGGCGCTCATGCTTCGCAAACATATGAATTTGACTTCAATTGAATAGTCAACAATTGCTATAAGAAAATCGCTAAACATCGCGACATAAAAAtagaatgcaaaaaaaaatacttgcgAGAGCACAGGCGGCAGAAGAAGAGTGCAAATGAAAGAAAGCATATTTTTCTAAACTTAATTGTTAACTTTATGAATTCAtgatacatacaaaaaattatatatttgaaatttcatttagaATGTGCTGGAAttgctttttatacccgttactaaaaaaaagggtatattgtgtataTTGTGcttgttggaatgtatgtaacatcTCCagcccataaagtatatatattcttgatcagcatcaacagccgagtcgatatagccatgtctggctgtccgtccgtctcagatctcagagactgtaagagaTAGTGAAACCAAAGTCGACTCACAGATTTCTGTATACACCAgcttgtttcaaatttttgccACGTCCCCTTCCTCCCTCGCAAATCacgaaaaaaacaacacaaccaCAGTTCTTAAGATGCTATGTTTTTTGTGGTAGTTAACTTTATCTATTATTGCACTGAATCGCAGCAAAATCGGAATAGTAGAGAGCCAGTAATGGCGATTTGATATTTTCAAAGCAATACAAGTAATtactttaaagtactttaatatatattgaaatggGCAACGGGTATCCCGTAGTTggaatctcgactatagcctttccgactagttttgatttgatttaagtttCTTCTTATTGtacaaagacaaaaaatttataatatacgagtacttatttctataaattgtAGCAGATCTTTAAGTAATGTGGTTGGCTGTTTAATAACACAGCTTTGAAACGTACACATACATTTGAACCATAGGTTAGCGCGATAAGAGGGTTGACAAAAGAAAGCAATACCTCTCATCATTCTCTCTGAGCTCACTACAAATCAGTGGAGAATCAGTTGTGTTGTGTGCAAGTTGAAGAAATCAAGTCGTGCAgttaaaatgaatattaactTGAAAATCTTACcgatttttttgatatttatacattattGTTATGCGTATAACGTggttagttaattaattaagtacaTTGATTATATGTAACTGAATTGTTATTACAGGAATGCTTAAACAAAAAGGCAGACGACAGTCAGTGTTCCAAGTATTGTTATGAGGTTGTTAAGCCGCTTTTGCAGTACGCAAAGGAAGCaaatcaaaaagcaaaaacattcGGTGAATTAATGGATGAGATAAATGAGTTGAGAACAACTCAAGCCAAACTTGAGACAACAGTTGATGGCCAAATCGAACAACTggaagtatataaaaaaaaagatgctgAGCAAAGTCAATTAGtgtcaaaatataaaactgagcttgataatttaattgctCAGAATACTAAGACTAGCCGATTATTAAGTGAAACGAAGAAAAAAAGTATGCGAGATCaacttgaatataaaaataatatgaagaaAAGTAACGAAGTTGACTCAAATATTTCAAGTTGCTTGGTTAAGAAAACTGGAATTCAACAAATTATAGTTCATGATATTCGCAACTTCCCCGTGTCCTGTGATTCCGATTTGGTCGACTCTGGCTGGACAGTTATTCAGAGACGTAAGGACGCAAGTGTAAGCTTCGAACGAGGTTGGAATGACTATCGTAGAGGATTTGGCGATTTGGAAGGCAGTTTCTTCATAGGACTCGAAAAGCTGTATCTTCTCACCAACGAACAGCCCCACGAACTCTATATACACCTGAAGAGTTTTGAGAACGAAACTCGATTCGCCCGCTACGATCACTTTCAAATTGGCGATGAAAGCGAGTCCTACAAACTCAAGTCACTTGGCAAATATTCTGGAAATGCTGGGAATGATTCGTTGATTTATCACCTTGATATGAAGTTCTCTACCTTCGATCAGGATAATGATAATTCGACTATAAACTGTGCTGCTGAATGGTTGTCCGGCTGGTGGTACAACAGCTGTGCTCATAGGTTAGTATTCTATGTCTACAAACTTTTCAAGCTGTatctaataattatttttttaatctttagtAATCTTAACGGAGTTTATAAAGACGATaagattaattattataatggaATCAAATGGAACTCCTGGGACACGGTGAATCATTTCACGTTTGTGCAGATGATGATCAGACCAAGAGACTAGTAAATTATCTTTTATGGGAGCATTCATAACTTGCAACCGTTTGTATACCATGTACCAAGAACAACATTAGCTTTGTGCAATAGTATGTAACAGATAAAAGGagattttgtaaattatatacatgtgtatattAGTCAGAGTTAAAAGTCAAGTCGTTTGAGACAtttccgtccgtctgtctatctgtctaaACTGCCAATATTAAAATCGGCTTGGCCGATCGCAGTGGCAGAAATatcttaagaaatttttattaaatacacttGTTCgttggtttattttaaattatatattagtttaaatcaaaatacttttttgtagGGACTGGTACAGGGTATCAGATTGTCGCGCTCGGCTGTAACGTTTCTGAcatgattataaataaagagatgtctatatatatatatatatatatatatttcaaatatataaatattattaagtttttttaacatatcataaaaatattttaaatatttttaggttTTTATAACATATCATCGTTAGTTAATATTTATGGGTAAGCTTTTATCATGATGCCAACTTGATTAACTAAAGAGTGAGTGGATGTATGCTTTTATTAGAACTAGAGGTAATGTGAGTAGCTTTTTTTATAGAccaagtaaaaataattatttcttagaagctttaaagtattttaaaagatatttatcGCTTGCAATACTTATATCTCAACatgttttaaaaactattttaaaatatttgatgtgTTTAGGTAAGTATTTATTGTTAGACTTCGAAAATTTGATTGCCTTATCGTTAATACATGTgccaaaaatattatgtattaaCATATAAGACTTTTGACTAAATTGAGAGCGCGGCAGCCACAACATGAACATATTATTAATGTATACTGAATAGATTATAGTCTGTTGGCCCAGAAACATAACGGAATTTGATGTAGAATATGCGGAACATGGAACATACTATAATGAGCGAACATATTCATTTTggttcattttgcattttggtaAGCACAACGtgtaattaagtaaatattttcgcAAATTTTTGCCAACACGCGCGTGCTGCGGAAGTGGTCGCAAGTGTAAGCTGATATGGTcaaaagagagatagagacagcCAATGAGTAAATGcaagagagagaatgagagagagagagtgggagcaCTGGAGGTAAAGAAAGTAATCGTCGTTGCCCTGCAGCGTTGCATATACGTGGAATGTGAATGGGATATTGGCTGGAGCTGGAGGGTGAACTTGCAGATTTGCAACATAATTAAGaagcaaatggaaatgggCAGCGCGCcaaattaagtatacgccacgTGGCTGCAATGCAGTAAGTgaaccaaataaaattaaaataaccgCAGCTTCAACTGCAAGGCATCCCTTAATAAAGCCAAGCAGAAGCTGGAGCATTGCGTTGTAATTGTAAGTGGATTACACGTGTGCGTGCATCATAATTAGTTGCATGTGGTCAGCGGACGTGGCAACTGTTGCACGATGCGGCATTTCAAAATGTGTTAAAGCCATATCAAACTGTGAGTAAAGAGGGGGGGAAGAAGATTTTGGACCAAAACACAACACGTCTCTGCCTCAGGTCAGTTGGCTTGACATTTTGAAGACATTAAACTGTAACTGTTGGCAGACTTTGGCAAGAGTTCACCCCAGGCCAGGTGCGGCACACAGTCAGAAACAGCGAAGGCAGCAGATTTCcccaaagacaaagacaacgACATGGAAATGGAGACAATGACCAAACAAGCCTCACATTCAGCTTCAGCCTCAGACTcattctctgtctctgtctctgtctcagcCACAGCTCGAAGCCCAGGAAACTTGGGAGAGGGCATAAGCAAGCGAAACAGAGTTCAAGTTATGAATAATTAATGCCTGtctagctgtgtgtgtgtaggtgtgtgtcgAACTCTAAACGGAAGCTGTGTCTGTCCGCATATTCTCTCATTTTGCCTTTGCGGCGACATTCGTGTGAGCGACTTgataatttgttataattgcCGAGGGACAGCCACAGGTCAATTTTGTGggcatttatataaatttgccGAGACAGCTGCAGTGTTCCAGCAAAAAGTCACAGAACTTGAATAACTAATCGAATTAGACTGAGttgctaaataaaaaagtatctgAAGGTTGGGGGGAGTGCaatagttaataatttaattttatattaattttaattgttaattcttaatataatttttagtcttattttattatctaaacattttttttttattgccgactgcttttagtcgagtattaagtaataataataaaatgtcgTACTTGTATTTGAACTTTTGTTTAAAGCGATAAgagatttttcaatttaaaacaagaGCTCTCATCTTTCTCTCTGCGCTCACTAAAAATCAGTCGAGATTCAATCGTATTGTATGGAAGTTGAAGAAATCAATTCGTGCagtaaaaatgaataataacttaaaaatctTACCGTGTTTCTTGATATTTATGCAGTATTgttagtttattaattaaattaattgattttaagcaACTGAGTTGTCATTACAGGATTGCTCTATCACTAAGGCAGAGGACAGTCAGTAGTATTGTTATGAGGTTGAACAGACGCTACGAAAGTACACAAAGGAAGCACAACAGAAAGAAATCACATTCGCAAAGTTAATGAATGAGATAAATGAGTTAAAATTAACCCAAGCTCATCTTGAGACAACAGTTGATGGCCAAATtcaacaattgaaaatatatgaaaaaatagaTAATGAGCAAGTTACATTTTTGGCAAAGTATAAAGCTGATCTTGATCAATTAATCGCTgagaataaaaaatgtacaagaTGAACTTAACTGTAAAACTACGGTGAAAAGTAAAGAAGTTGACTCAAATATTTCGAGTGGCTTGGTTAAGAAGACTGGAATTCAACAAATGATAGTTCATGATTTATCGTTGATTTATCACCTTGATATGAAGTTCTGTACCTTCGATCAGGATAATGATAATTCGACTATAAACTGTGCTGCTGAATGGTTGTCGGGCTGGTGGTACAACAGCTGTGCTCATAGGTTAGTATTCTATGTctacaaacttaaaaaactgtatctaataattatttttttaatctttagtAATCTTAACGGAGTTTATAAAGACGATaagattaattattataatggaATCAAATGGAACTCCTGGGACACGGTGAATCATTTCACGTTTGTGCAGATGATGATCAGACCGATAAGCCCGTGAGATAGGCAAAATCTAAATACTTATGTTTTAGAAGCTTTGAAGGTGAGATCTTTCATCACAATATGTGAGAGGAAGAAGAAGTAAATCGTTTCAACCTAAAAGTTTTCTATTCAACAAAAACTTACTCTCTGTTTGAACTGCACCAGCATTTGTTGGGATgtcttgttttatttcaagCTTTTTACACACAACAAATAAGTTATGATTCTGATTGTCCAATCCCAGTTTATCCATGTTCTTTATGTTAGATTTTTGATGTCGGGtgcataaattgtatatatggtatgtatgtatgtgaaaCTCCAAGTTGACTAAGCACAGTTTGTTAAGCAACAACTTGAAACAGCAAAACATCAActgtaaaataaaagcagcagCCCAAGGTTgtatttttggccaaaaagacACAATAAGTCGCCGGGCCGGATGTTGACTCGCCTTGCCTGGGCACACCTCATGGCATGGCTCACGCTGGCCATAAATACCTTAACAGCTTTTGCGTAACTTAAGTCACCTCAGCACTTAAGAACAGAACTCGACATCAAGCATGACTGAGAATGGAATTGAAACTGCAAGTGGTGTGCGTTGTGTAAGCGCATTAAACTCATCCGCAGGTGGGAGTTTAAGACTCGCATTACGTTTAAACGCGCACAATGCGCAACTTTTTGCAGCTGCAATGAAATATACCAGTTAACTCAATAATGCTCTTGGCCATCACACACACGCTTCTCGGGTACTTTGAGCGCTTTTTCATACGGCTTTAAGCCCATTCATTGAAACATATGGAATACTC includes the following:
- the LOC117781278 gene encoding ficolin-2-like codes for the protein MNINLKILPIFLIFIHYCYAYNVECLNKKADDSQCSKYCYEVVKPLLQYAKEANQKAKTFGELMDEINELRTTQAKLETTVDGQIEQLEVYKKKDAEQSQLVSKYKTELDNLIAQNTKTSRLLSETKKKSMRDQLEYKNNMKKSNEVDSNISSCLVKKTGIQQIIVHDIRNFPVSCDSDLVDSGWTVIQRRKDASVSFERGWNDYRRGFGDLEGSFFIGLEKLYLLTNEQPHELYIHLKSFENETRFARYDHFQIGDESESYKLKSLGKYSGNAGNDSLIYHLDMKFSTFDQDNDNSTINCAAEWLSGWWYNSCAHSNLNGVYKDDKINYYNGIKWNSWDTVNHFTFVQMMIRPISP